A single genomic interval of Pyrus communis chromosome 5, drPyrComm1.1, whole genome shotgun sequence harbors:
- the LOC137733507 gene encoding zinc finger BED domain-containing protein RICESLEEPER 2-like, which produces MPFKVVDQKDFRAFIRDLNPKYKPPNRHKVAAVVLELYFEEKAKIKSVIEGAHLHMRCACHIFNLIVKDGMAKLSCEIDAIGNCVKFIHSSPARLESFREYCVLLRFHKMSSIHFDVVIRWNATYEMLNSAFKFKEVFSKMAFECDSFIAYFKEKVSKEVDGMTTKAKWVGHPEVDDWERLVSFAHFLKKFYDATLTLSAILTPTSHLILSMVIALQVEIQEQILNASNATLQSMATSMKLKFDKYWGDIEKMNLILFVAQALDPRYKFEMFETNLEELGYG; this is translated from the exons ATGCCTTTTAAGGTGGTTGATCAAAAGGACTTTCGAGCCTTTATTCGTGACTTGAATCCAAAGTACAAACCTCCTAATAGGCATAAGGTGGCGGCGGTGGTTTTGGAATTGTATTTTGAAGAGaaggcaaaaataaaaagtgtgatTGAGGG GGCTCACTTGCACATGAGGTGCGCTTGTcacatcttcaatttgataGTTAAGGATGGAATGGCAAAGCTTAGTTGTGAGATTGATGCCATAGGAAATTGTGTGAAGTTTATACACTCGTCCCCGGCAAGGTTGGAATCTTTTAGGGAATATTGTGTCTTGTTGAGATTTCATAAGATGTCAAGTATCCATTTTGATGTTGTCATAAGGTGGAATGCCACGTATGAAATGCTTAATAGTGCTTTTAAGTTTAAAGAAGTGTTCTCTAAGATGGCCTTTGAGTGTGACTCTTTTATTGCTTACTTTAAAGAGAAGGTCTCGAAAGAGGTTGATGGGATGACAACAAAGGCCAAGTGGGTGGGTCATCCGGAGGTGGATGATTGGGAAAGGTTGGTGAGTTTTGCTCACTTTCTCAAAAAGTTTTATGATGCCACCTTGACATTGAGTGCAATCCTTACTCCAACGTCACACTTAATACTTAGCATGGTGATTGCCTTGCAAGTGGAGATACAAGAACAAATTTTAAACGCCTCTAATGCCACTTTGCAAAGTATGGCTACCTCGATGAAGCTCAAGTTTGACAAATATTGGGGTGACATTGAAAAGATGAATCTTATTCTCTTTGTAGCCCAAGCACTCGACCCGAGGTACAAATTTGAAATGTTTGAGACAAATCTAGAAGAACTTGGCTATGGATGA